In Vibrio diazotrophicus, the following proteins share a genomic window:
- a CDS encoding ABC transporter ATP-binding protein — MQPFVSFKRIGHTYNSDKHSVTVLNDVDFNVEKHEFVAIVGPSGCGKSTLLRLLSGLIIPTQGEISVFGHAVTGPREDIGIVFQKPTLLPWKNILDNILFPLKHKFNYVSQKDRQNAQELLNTVGLAGFENSMPDQLSGGMQQRVGIARALLLNPDILIMDEPFSALDALTREEMGFELQKIWMEKPKTVLFITHSISEAVLLADKVLVMGPRPSTVLEEIKIDLPRPRNIHTLQDAKFGTYTNKIREYFYRSEKSNVTSSEETDSQDKDNVEPIRRTVA, encoded by the coding sequence ATGCAACCATTTGTTTCGTTCAAGCGTATAGGTCATACCTATAACTCTGACAAACATTCGGTTACGGTTCTCAACGATGTCGACTTCAATGTGGAAAAACATGAGTTCGTCGCCATCGTTGGACCTTCAGGTTGCGGCAAGTCTACCTTGCTGCGCCTACTGTCAGGGTTGATCATTCCAACACAGGGTGAAATTTCCGTTTTCGGACATGCAGTCACAGGGCCTCGTGAAGACATAGGTATTGTGTTCCAGAAACCAACGTTACTGCCATGGAAAAACATCCTAGATAACATTCTGTTTCCGCTTAAACATAAGTTCAATTATGTCAGCCAGAAAGACCGTCAAAATGCACAAGAGTTATTGAATACTGTGGGTTTAGCTGGTTTTGAAAACAGCATGCCAGACCAACTTTCTGGTGGGATGCAGCAGCGTGTTGGTATTGCGCGAGCGCTGTTACTGAATCCAGACATTTTGATCATGGATGAGCCCTTCTCAGCACTCGATGCGTTAACGCGTGAAGAGATGGGCTTTGAACTGCAAAAAATCTGGATGGAAAAACCGAAAACAGTGCTGTTTATCACTCACTCCATTTCTGAAGCGGTATTGCTCGCTGATAAAGTGCTGGTCATGGGACCTCGCCCAAGTACAGTACTGGAAGAGATCAAGATCGATCTGCCTCGACCACGCAATATCCATACGTTACAAGACGCTAAATTTGGTACTTACACCAACAAAATTCGCGAGTATTTCTATCGTTCAGAAAAGAGCAACGTAACAAGCAGTGAAGAAACGGATAGTCAGGATAAAGACAACGTTGAGCCGATTCGTCGCACAGTGGCTTGA
- a CDS encoding ABC transporter substrate-binding protein: protein MKTISKFNKLSLSLSLLLTSASSFAADKVTFQLDWLPGGDKAPVYVGVQQGFFAEQDLDVTILGGKGSTDAITKIATGTADIGSADIVALLVAKANDNVPVKAIYSLFSKAPYAFYVLDDSGINSVKDVSGKTIATSPFTSANVFLPLMLKKNGIEEESVKVLKADPGALNPMLITGQSDVMISWMTDRVKNEQQAAEAGKKLTVLPWYDAGLEFYSSSIIASDKFMSENPDVVKRFVKAYAKAVEYTWAHPEESGAYVTKMVPEVDSKQAADTIKSIHGLVMNEVSQRDGVGQFTPSRLSETWKWTAEAQGLDLSKLDPETAIDRQFYEGVN, encoded by the coding sequence ATGAAAACTATTTCTAAATTCAACAAACTAAGCCTTTCGCTATCTTTGCTACTTACATCAGCGAGTAGCTTTGCTGCAGACAAAGTCACGTTTCAGCTTGACTGGCTTCCAGGCGGGGATAAGGCACCTGTCTATGTTGGCGTTCAACAAGGATTTTTCGCCGAACAAGACTTAGACGTAACCATTCTGGGAGGTAAAGGCTCTACAGATGCGATTACAAAGATTGCAACAGGCACGGCTGATATCGGTTCCGCAGATATTGTTGCTCTGTTAGTAGCGAAAGCGAATGACAACGTTCCAGTTAAAGCCATCTACTCTCTATTTAGCAAAGCACCTTACGCATTCTACGTACTGGATGATTCAGGTATCAATTCAGTGAAAGATGTCTCAGGCAAAACCATCGCGACTTCTCCATTTACTTCAGCGAACGTTTTCCTTCCTCTGATGCTAAAGAAAAACGGCATTGAAGAAGAGAGTGTCAAAGTGTTAAAAGCGGATCCGGGCGCACTCAACCCAATGCTGATCACTGGTCAATCTGACGTGATGATTTCTTGGATGACAGACCGAGTTAAAAACGAACAGCAAGCCGCTGAAGCAGGGAAAAAGCTGACGGTATTGCCTTGGTATGACGCAGGCCTAGAGTTCTACTCCTCTTCTATTATTGCCAGCGACAAGTTTATGTCTGAAAACCCTGATGTGGTGAAACGCTTTGTGAAAGCTTATGCAAAAGCGGTCGAATACACGTGGGCTCATCCTGAAGAAAGCGGTGCGTACGTTACGAAAATGGTTCCTGAAGTGGACTCAAAACAAGCGGCTGACACCATTAAGTCGATTCATGGCCTCGTCATGAATGAAGTATCTCAACGTGATGGCGTTGGTCAGTTCACGCCATCTCGCCTAAGCGAAACATGGAAATGGACAGCAGAGGCTCAAGGTCTAGATCTCAGCAAACTTGACCCAGAAACAGCGATTGATCGTCAGTTTTACGAGGGAGTGAACTAA
- a CDS encoding amidohydrolase family protein — MNYLIKNASSVFSPKQDCKDIRIHNGIIAELGQNLLPEQGEEIIDASDCVIYPGFVNTHHHIAQSILKGIPAGINDGLGDWLANVPYRYWPQITPEIMYSTAKLGFYELLRSGATTCADHHYLYHANSSMELEEAVWQAADEMGIRLVLCRGGATVKGTHKGLAKAGVEPESVELMINRLESTRSRYHQEGEFAMRKLVVAPTTIAHSSTPSDLLLLSEYARSQKLRMHSHMLEVDFDNEQSLAKYGMGIVEFAQSCDWLGEDVWFAHLVKATEQDIKLLAETKTGIAHCPTSNCRLGSGIAPVIAMEKAGMPISIGVDGSASAESGSMLQELNLTWLIHRAQNGPKATTLEQVLTWASKGGADILGLEGVGTIDVGYAADIVLYDINQPRLSGCHDLSMSPIMAGEPSYIKGSFVNGKIAYRHSDEAKYLTLVEEVRHSIANLNQRVQKLEFL, encoded by the coding sequence ATGAACTACTTAATTAAAAATGCCAGCAGTGTCTTTTCTCCTAAACAAGACTGTAAAGATATACGAATTCATAACGGTATTATCGCCGAGCTAGGGCAGAACTTGCTGCCAGAGCAGGGTGAAGAAATTATTGATGCCAGTGATTGTGTTATCTATCCGGGTTTTGTGAATACTCATCATCATATTGCTCAGTCAATCTTGAAAGGAATACCCGCAGGTATTAATGATGGGCTGGGCGACTGGCTTGCCAATGTTCCTTACCGCTACTGGCCTCAAATCACACCAGAGATCATGTATTCAACCGCGAAGCTTGGTTTCTATGAGTTACTACGGTCTGGCGCAACAACTTGTGCGGATCACCATTATCTCTACCACGCCAATTCATCGATGGAATTAGAAGAGGCGGTTTGGCAAGCCGCAGATGAAATGGGAATTCGGCTGGTTTTATGTCGAGGCGGAGCGACAGTTAAAGGAACACATAAAGGATTAGCGAAAGCAGGCGTCGAGCCTGAATCCGTTGAGTTGATGATAAACCGCTTGGAATCTACTCGCAGTCGTTATCACCAAGAAGGTGAATTTGCCATGCGTAAGCTGGTGGTCGCCCCAACAACGATTGCTCACTCTTCGACTCCAAGTGATCTTCTTCTATTGTCTGAATATGCAAGAAGCCAAAAGTTACGTATGCATTCACATATGTTAGAAGTGGATTTCGATAATGAGCAGTCATTGGCGAAATACGGTATGGGCATCGTTGAGTTCGCACAAAGCTGTGATTGGCTAGGCGAAGATGTTTGGTTTGCGCATTTGGTTAAAGCGACAGAGCAAGATATCAAGCTACTTGCAGAAACAAAGACAGGCATTGCTCATTGCCCTACATCTAATTGTCGATTAGGTAGTGGGATTGCCCCTGTTATAGCAATGGAAAAAGCTGGAATGCCTATTTCGATTGGTGTTGATGGCTCTGCATCGGCTGAATCCGGTTCTATGCTGCAAGAGCTAAACCTTACTTGGTTGATTCATCGAGCGCAAAATGGCCCTAAAGCCACAACCTTAGAACAAGTGCTTACTTGGGCAAGTAAAGGCGGAGCAGATATTCTGGGCTTAGAAGGTGTGGGAACCATAGATGTTGGGTATGCCGCTGATATTGTCTTATACGATATTAACCAGCCGCGTTTGTCTGGCTGTCATGATTTATCAATGTCTCCGATAATGGCCGGAGAGCCTTCTTATATTAAAGGGAGTTTTGTCAACGGTAAGATTGCATACCGCCATAGCGACGAAGCGAAATACCTCACTTTAGTTGAAGAAGTACGTCACTCTATCGCCAACTTGAATCAACGAGTGCAAAAGTTAGAGTTTCTATAA
- a CDS encoding glycoside hydrolase family 2 protein has translation MTKLCSPEYKPCQSHRSLASKPTVSASHQQFSTAGFFHTESSPRDLFNFGTGWRFFKGSHPQGGELSLDDSQWEIINAPHCVELLPEDASGSINYQGEVWYRKQFDLSEGFSNKRIFINFEAIQGKSQIWINGQKVRENYEGFLGMVLDITEYVNVGSSNLLCVMADNSDDSSFPAGKNQSELDFTYVGGMYRHVWLYTTTQTYITHANQVDEVAGGGIFVHFEKVSPQSATVNIKSHLANKALQDTTLTLHTCLIDSQGSEIESTNTDVVLTSQQNLHVEQSITVENPKLWHPDSPHLYWLECSLFNQAGEKVDEVRIRIGIRTIELRGEDGLYINGQAFEDKLIGVNRHQYHAYVGTALSNNLHWYDVKKLRDAGMRVIRTAHYPQSPAFMDAADELGMLLLIPSIGWQFWNDAPQFVSQAKSNIRQKIRRDRNHPSVMAFEPALNETHQPESFLKDIYQIVHEEQPYSAIVPLDSYLEAQQFSDMVYAHPNQMRSNKLSADDIEFDLFKGKASFTREWGDNVDDWNSHNSSSRVHRSWGEQAQIIQAMHYALGSGDGSHQYATSINTLYQTPRQHAGGTLWHGFDHQRGYHPEQFWGGIMDAFRQPKYAYELFCSQRNPLVEHPIAESGYHIAILHEMTPISPSDVIVCSNADQVKLTFCGVEVGTVSVKNTTIGIPFKPAVFKNAYDFMTVKDKHRAYLFEEACLVAEGLVDGEVVCREVKYPARRPTRIRLRLLDESTPIVADGSQLVTIVAEVTDESGNIKRLARNSITFTVLGEAELISTESMSSNPRLVEWGTAPAMIRTSLQAGEIRIQAKPSIEGVHSLIPDELVLHSKPSTHQLLAKEQREWLVDEKELREKASQFALAKQKKITALKDMTLRLKGVEAQQTECGETVE, from the coding sequence ATGACCAAACTCTGCTCCCCAGAATACAAACCTTGCCAATCACATCGCTCATTAGCCAGTAAACCAACGGTGAGTGCCAGCCATCAACAATTCTCTACGGCTGGTTTCTTTCACACTGAATCATCTCCCAGAGATTTGTTTAATTTTGGTACTGGTTGGCGATTCTTTAAAGGCTCACATCCTCAAGGGGGTGAACTGTCTTTGGATGACAGCCAGTGGGAAATCATCAATGCTCCTCATTGTGTAGAGTTGCTCCCAGAGGATGCCAGCGGAAGTATTAACTATCAGGGAGAAGTCTGGTATCGCAAACAATTTGACCTGTCCGAAGGTTTCTCTAACAAACGTATTTTCATCAACTTCGAAGCGATTCAGGGCAAATCTCAGATTTGGATCAATGGGCAGAAAGTAAGAGAAAATTACGAAGGTTTTCTCGGTATGGTTTTGGATATCACCGAATATGTGAACGTTGGCTCAAGCAACCTGCTCTGCGTAATGGCCGACAATAGCGATGATTCCAGTTTCCCTGCTGGTAAAAATCAGTCCGAGCTCGATTTTACCTATGTCGGAGGTATGTACCGACATGTTTGGCTGTATACCACAACGCAAACCTACATTACCCATGCCAATCAAGTCGATGAAGTCGCTGGCGGCGGCATATTTGTTCATTTCGAAAAGGTTTCGCCACAAAGCGCCACTGTAAATATCAAATCCCATTTAGCGAATAAAGCTCTTCAAGACACCACTCTGACCCTACACACCTGCTTAATTGACTCGCAAGGGAGTGAAATTGAATCTACCAACACAGATGTTGTGCTAACAAGTCAGCAGAACCTACATGTAGAACAGTCGATTACGGTTGAAAATCCAAAGCTATGGCACCCTGACTCTCCGCATCTTTACTGGTTAGAATGTTCACTCTTCAATCAGGCAGGAGAAAAAGTGGATGAAGTCCGTATCAGAATTGGTATTCGAACTATCGAATTGCGTGGCGAAGATGGCCTATATATCAACGGACAAGCATTTGAAGATAAACTTATTGGTGTTAACCGTCACCAGTATCACGCATATGTTGGTACTGCTCTGAGCAACAACTTACATTGGTATGATGTGAAAAAGCTCAGAGATGCAGGTATGCGCGTCATCAGAACAGCGCACTATCCCCAGTCTCCAGCTTTCATGGATGCGGCTGATGAACTTGGCATGCTGCTTCTTATTCCTTCCATCGGTTGGCAATTCTGGAATGATGCACCGCAGTTTGTGTCACAAGCAAAATCCAATATCAGACAGAAGATCCGTCGAGATCGTAATCATCCATCGGTTATGGCTTTCGAACCCGCTCTTAATGAAACTCACCAACCGGAGAGTTTCCTCAAAGATATCTATCAAATCGTCCATGAAGAGCAACCGTATAGCGCTATCGTACCTCTAGATAGCTACCTTGAAGCCCAACAGTTTTCCGATATGGTTTATGCCCACCCGAATCAAATGAGAAGTAACAAACTCTCAGCGGACGATATTGAGTTTGACCTATTCAAAGGCAAGGCCAGCTTTACCCGTGAATGGGGAGACAATGTAGATGACTGGAACTCTCATAATTCAAGCAGCCGCGTACATCGCAGTTGGGGAGAACAAGCTCAAATTATCCAAGCCATGCACTATGCTCTCGGTTCTGGAGATGGTAGTCATCAATATGCGACCAGCATTAACACCCTTTATCAAACACCAAGACAGCATGCAGGCGGAACGCTATGGCATGGCTTTGACCATCAACGAGGTTATCATCCGGAACAGTTCTGGGGCGGAATCATGGATGCATTTCGTCAGCCCAAATACGCGTATGAGTTATTCTGCAGCCAACGTAATCCTCTTGTGGAACACCCTATTGCTGAAAGCGGCTATCACATTGCGATTCTGCATGAAATGACGCCTATTTCTCCTTCAGACGTCATCGTGTGCAGTAATGCAGACCAAGTGAAATTAACTTTCTGCGGTGTTGAAGTGGGAACCGTTTCAGTCAAAAACACCACCATAGGCATTCCATTTAAACCCGCCGTTTTTAAAAACGCTTATGACTTTATGACGGTAAAAGATAAACACCGAGCATACTTGTTTGAGGAGGCTTGTCTTGTTGCAGAAGGATTGGTTGACGGCGAAGTGGTTTGTCGTGAAGTTAAGTATCCGGCAAGACGTCCGACACGTATTCGCCTACGTTTATTGGATGAAAGCACTCCTATCGTCGCAGATGGTTCCCAGTTAGTCACAATAGTCGCCGAAGTGACTGACGAGAGCGGCAACATCAAACGCTTAGCAAGAAACAGTATTACTTTTACGGTACTGGGTGAAGCCGAATTGATATCGACAGAGAGCATGAGTTCGAATCCAAGATTAGTCGAATGGGGAACAGCGCCTGCAATGATCCGCACCTCGTTACAAGCAGGAGAAATACGTATACAAGCCAAACCTAGCATAGAAGGCGTACATTCGTTGATTCCTGATGAACTGGTCCTGCATTCAAAACCAAGCACTCATCAACTACTGGCAAAAGAGCAGCGAGAATGGCTTGTTGACGAAAAAGAACTGCGTGAAAAAGCTTCTCAATTTGCTCTGGCTAAGCAGAAAAAAATTACAGCATTAAAGGACATGACTTTGCGTCTAAAAGGCGTTGAAGCTCAGCAAACAGAATGCGGAGAAACCGTTGAATAA